The DNA window CGGGCGCTCGGGCCTCGCGCGCCCCTGCCCCTAGGACTCCGCTCCATGCCTCTGCGCTTCAAGAACCTCGACGGCACCGGCCCTCAACCCTTCAGCACCGTCTTCAAATGGGCCGTCGCCGACAAACTCTCGGGCCGCCGCCGCAAGTCCCCCGACCACGCCCCCGTCCCCCACGTCGCCCCAGACCTCGCCCTCCTCGCCACGCCCCCCGCCCCCGGTGAAGGCGCCCGCCTCACCTGGCTCGGCCACGCGAGCTGGCTCGTGCAACTCGATGGCATCTCCCTCGTCATCGACCCCGTCCTGCGCGACGCCATCAACGTCGTCATCCGCCGCAACGTCCCTCCCGGCATCCCCACCCACCAGCTTCCGCCCATCACCGCCAGCCTCGTCTCCCACAACCACTACGACCACCTGGACCTCCCCACCCTCACCGACATCCGAGCCCCCATCGTCACCGGCCTCGGCCACGCCCCCGTGTTCCGCGGCAGCGGCCTCGCCGTCACCGAGCTCGACTGGTGGCACTCCACCCGCGTGGGCCCCGTCACCGTCCACTTCGTCCCCTCCCAACACTGGAGCCGGCGCGGCCTCAACGACGCCAATGACATGCTCTGGGGCGGCTTCGTCATCGAAGGCTCCAGCGCCCGCCTCTACCACTCCGGCGACACCGCCTGGTTCGAGGGCTTCCACGACATCGGCCAGCGCTTCCCCCACCTCGACGCCGCCATGCTCCCCATCGGCGCGTATGACCCGGAATGGTTCATGAGCCGCCAGCACATGAATCCCGAGGAAGCCGTGCGAGCCTTTGAAGCCCTCCGCGCCCGGGACTTCCTCGCCATGCACTGGGGCACTTTCAAGCTCACCGACGAGCCGCTCGACGAGCCGCCCCGCCGCCTGGACGCCGAGTGGACGCGCCGTGACTTGCCGCGACAACGCCTCCACGTCCTACCCGTGGGCGGAACTCTCACCGTGCACAGCGGTTGAATCACACGGGGGCCTGTGCTGAGGGTTGCGCATGCTCCTCGCCACCGCCCTCTCCCTGGCGCTCACCCAGGCGCCGCTCCCACTCACCACCGTCTCCGAGCAGAGCGGCTGGACACGCACCGGCCGCTACTCGGAAGTCGAAGCGCTCTGCCGCGCCTTCCCCAAGGCCTTCCCCGGCAAGGTGCGCTGCGACACGTTCGGCACCACCCCCGAGGGCCGCCCCATGCTGGCCCTCATCGCCAGCGCGGACGGCACCCTCACCCCCGCCGCCAACGCGAAGAAGAGCCGCCCCGTCGTGTTCTTCCAGGGCGGCATCCACGCGGGTGAAATCGACGGCAAGGACGCGGGCTTCGCGCTCCTGCGCGACCTGCTCTCCGGCAAGACGCTCCCCGGCATCCTGAAGAACGTCACCGCCGTCTTCGTCCCCGTCTTCAACGTCGACGGCCACGAGCGCTTCGGCCCCAACAACCGCCCCAACCAGGTCGGCCCCGAGGAGATGGGCTGGCGCACCACCGGCCAGAACTTCAACCTCAACCGCGACTATGTGAAGGCCGATGCCCCGGAGATGGTGGCCCTGCTGCGCTACCTCAACACCTGGGACGCGCTCATCTACGCGGACCTGCACGTCACCGACGGCGCCAAGTTCGAGCCCGATGTCGCCATCGCCATCGAGCCCCTGCAGTCCGGCCCCGCGCCCCTGCGCACCGTCGGCGTGAAGCTGATGAAGGAGCTCCTCCAGGAGCTGGAGACCCAGGGCCACCAGCCCCTCGACTTCTACCCGTCCTTCCGCGAGGACGATGACCCGAAGTCCGGCTTCGCCTACGGCGTGCCGTCCCCGCGCTTCAGCCACGCCTACGCCGCCAGCCACCGCCGCTTCGGCGTCCTCGTGGAGACCCACTCCTGGAAGCCCTATGCCCAGCGCGTGAAGGCCACGCGCAACGTCGTCGCGAGCCTCTTGCGGATGGCCGCTCGCGACGGCGCCGCGATGCTCACCGCCGTGAAGGCCGCCGACGCGGAGGCCCAGGCCGGCAAGGTGCGCGACGTGGTGCTCGCGTGGAAGAACACCGCGCAGAGCCGCCCCATCAACTTCCGGGGCTACGCCTACGAGCGCGGCACCTCCGAGGTCTCCGGCCAGACGTGGATTCGCTACGACGACTCCAAGCCCGAGGTCTGGACCGTCCCCTACTTCGACACGGTGGAGCCCGCCCTCACCGTCTCGCTGCCCTCGGGCGGCTACCTGGTGCCTCCCGCGCACGCCGCCTGGGTCTCCCAGAAGCTCACCACCCACGGCCTGAGCTTCCAGCGCCTCTCCCGCCCCACCCCCACAAGCGACGTGGAGGTCTTCCGCGCCACCGAGTCGAAGTGGAGCGCGTCCTCCAACGAGGGCCACCAGACGCTCTCCGTCAAGGGCGCGTGGGAGAAGCAGTCGCAGGCGCTCCCCGCGGGGACGCTGTACGTGCCCGTCGCCCAGCCCGGCGTGGAGCTGGTGGCGCACATGTTCGAGCCCTCCGGCCCCGACTCGCTGCTCTCCTGGGGCTTCTTCAACGCCCACTT is part of the Myxococcus landrumus genome and encodes:
- a CDS encoding M14 family metallopeptidase, which translates into the protein MLLATALSLALTQAPLPLTTVSEQSGWTRTGRYSEVEALCRAFPKAFPGKVRCDTFGTTPEGRPMLALIASADGTLTPAANAKKSRPVVFFQGGIHAGEIDGKDAGFALLRDLLSGKTLPGILKNVTAVFVPVFNVDGHERFGPNNRPNQVGPEEMGWRTTGQNFNLNRDYVKADAPEMVALLRYLNTWDALIYADLHVTDGAKFEPDVAIAIEPLQSGPAPLRTVGVKLMKELLQELETQGHQPLDFYPSFREDDDPKSGFAYGVPSPRFSHAYAASHRRFGVLVETHSWKPYAQRVKATRNVVASLLRMAARDGAAMLTAVKAADAEAQAGKVRDVVLAWKNTAQSRPINFRGYAYERGTSEVSGQTWIRYDDSKPEVWTVPYFDTVEPALTVSLPSGGYLVPPAHAAWVSQKLTTHGLSFQRLSRPTPTSDVEVFRATESKWSASSNEGHQTLSVKGAWEKQSQALPAGTLYVPVAQPGVELVAHMFEPSGPDSLLSWGFFNAHFEQKEYIEDYVLEPFARELLAKDAGVKAEWDAKLKDPAFAKDARARLRFFYERHPARDTQLRVYPVLRTATAPTGLSAGR
- a CDS encoding MBL fold metallo-hydrolase, with the translated sequence MPLRFKNLDGTGPQPFSTVFKWAVADKLSGRRRKSPDHAPVPHVAPDLALLATPPAPGEGARLTWLGHASWLVQLDGISLVIDPVLRDAINVVIRRNVPPGIPTHQLPPITASLVSHNHYDHLDLPTLTDIRAPIVTGLGHAPVFRGSGLAVTELDWWHSTRVGPVTVHFVPSQHWSRRGLNDANDMLWGGFVIEGSSARLYHSGDTAWFEGFHDIGQRFPHLDAAMLPIGAYDPEWFMSRQHMNPEEAVRAFEALRARDFLAMHWGTFKLTDEPLDEPPRRLDAEWTRRDLPRQRLHVLPVGGTLTVHSG